The segment TGACGACACGGTCCCCGTCGGAGACGAGGGACACATGCGCGCCCACTACGCCTGGCGCCGCGGCCTCCTCGGCGGCCGCCCTGGCAAGTTCCACCGCCTCGGCGCACAGACGGTCGGGGGTACGGCTTCTCGTCGTCGCAGCACTCACAGGTCTCGTTCTCTCCTACGCCGTCTCACGGGGTGCGCCGGCCTTGCGCAGGGCGGACACGAGCGGCGGGCGGAGCGGACCAGGGGACCGCATCGACGTCCGCGCCCGGACCGGTCCGTCACGGGCACACCTTCCGGTATCCATTCTGCGGGATGCCGAAGAGGCGCGCGGCCGAGAACATTCGCCGGTGGCGCGCTACGCACGCTACCTCCTCCGCCGCCGCCCGCCCACCTGTGCGCCCCAACGGGGAGCTAACGACCCCGCATCGCCCGCCGTCGGGGGCCGCCTTCAGGCAGTATGGCGTGGTGGCCGCAGCCAGTTCGTCGGACGACGGTTCCGCAGCGCGCAGGGCACTCGGAGCACTCGGCCGGGCGTGCCGGGCGGTGGCGCGTGCGCTGCACCTGCCTTTCACGGGTACGGCGCGGTCGATCCGCCGGGCGACACACGCCCACGGCGCGGGCGAGTCGGGGCTCGGCAGGCTGATCGAACTGCACGCGGTCAACGGCGCGGGCGATGTGATGATCACGGTGGCGCTGGCGTCGACGGTGTTTTTCTCGGTGCCGACGGACGAGGCCCGGGGCCGGGTGACGCTCTATCTGGCGATCACCCTGGCACCGTTCGCGCTGCTGGCGCCGGTGATCGGCCCGCTGCTGGACCGGATTCCGCACGGCCGCCGGGCGGCGATGGCGACGGCGATGCTGACCCGCGCGGTGCTGGCGGTTTCGATGTCGGCGGCGGTGGTGACGGGCTCGCTGGAGCTGTATCCGGCGGCGCTGGGTGTGCTGGTGGCGTCCAAGGCGTACGGGGTGGTGCGCAGCGCGGTCGTACCGAGGCTGCTGCCGTCCGGGTTCTCGCTGGTCAAGGCGAATTCCCGGGTGACGCTCGCGGGGCTCCTGGCGACCGGGATCGCCGCGCCGATCGGGGCGGGGCTGCACCGGATCGGTCCGGCGTGGACGCTGTACGGGGCGTGTGCGCTGTTTCTGCTGGGGACGTTCTGGGCGCTGCGGCTGCCGCCGAAAGTGGACTCCGCGAAGGGTGAGACGAGCGTTCGGGTGCTCACCCATGGTGGAAAACGGCCGAGTCTGCGGACGGTCGGCCCGGCCGTGATCCACGGACTCCAGGCGAACGCGTCGCTGCGCTGCCTCTCCGGGTTCCTGATCTTCTTCCTGGCGTTCCTGCTGCGGGAACATCCGCTGGCGGGCCAGAGCGCGGCGGTGTCACTGGCGATAGTGGGCATCGCGGCGGGCCTGGGCAATGCGGTGGGTACGGCGCTGGGCGCCTGGCTGAAGGCCCGGGGCCCGGAGGTGATCATCGCGACGGTGCTGAGCCTGGTCATCACGGCGGCGGTACTGGCGGCGGTGTTCTTCGGCGCGGGCATGGTCGCCGTCCTCGGTGCCACGGCGGGCCTCTGCCAGGCGCTGGCGAAACTGTCGCTGGACGCGCTGATCCAGCGGGATGTTCCCGAGGCGGTAAGGACCTCGGCCTTCGCCCGGTCCGAAACACTGCTCCAGATGGCGTGGGTGGTGGGCGGTGCGATCGGGATCATGCTGCCGTTGAACGGGGTGCTGGGCATGTCGGTGGCGGCTGCGATCGTGACGACGGGAGCGGCGGCATCCGTCCGCGGCCTCCTCGCGGCAAGTCGCCGAGGCCCCCACCCGGGCAGCCGCCCCAGGGTTGCGTGACTTTGGCCCCCATGGCGCGTACGCCCTGGAACCCAATGGGTCACTGCTCAGGAGCCGCCTGACCCCTTGGCGCGGCGAGTGAGCCGAAGGGGCGCGCCGAGTTCTGGAGGGAGAACGCGCGGAGGCCGCGAGGAACGAGCGGCCGAGCACGATCGACTGAAGAACTCGGCTAAAGCGCCCCGGAGGCGAACCGAGCCTTGAAGACAGATAGCCTTCGGACATGACCGTTGCGTTCTTGTCCGGGACCCGCCGCCGGGCCACCGCCGCCGTCGCCGTCGTCGGCGCCGGGCTCCTGACCCTCACCGCCTGCGAAAAGCCGACTCCGGTCGCCACCCTGACGATCGGGACGGAGTCGGTCAACACCGAGGCTGCCTGCTACAACGACGGCAAGCCGCTGGCCAAGGACGTCTACGACGCGTGCATGAAGGAGACCGGTAAGACCCTTGAGGTCGACCCGGACCTGCCGCTGCGTATCGGCGTGGACCCGGCGATCGCCGAGAACGGCTGGGTGCTCGGCGTCGAAGGCTCGCTCTCCAACGAGGCCGAGGAGTCGAAGAAGACGTACCAGTCCGTCAACAGCCGTGCCTTCTTCCCGCCCGGTGGCCAGGACAAGCTGCGCCTCCAGGTCGTCGAGGTGAAGAACCAGCAGCCGGTCGGTGTCTGGCAGTTCCAGCTGAAGAAGAAGGGCTGACGGCACCCGGGGCCGGAGGCCGCTGAGGTGCGGGTGCTGGTCGTGACCGCGGTCGCGCCGGAGGCGGAGGCCGTCGGCGCGGCGGACAGCGGTGCGGAGGTGCTGGTCGGCGGGGTGGGCCCCGCCGCCGTGGCCGCGCGCACAGCGACGGCGCTGGCCGGTGCGGACCGGGGCTCCCCGTACGACCTCGTCGTGTCCGCGGGTATCGGTGGCGGCTTCGCCCCGTATGCCCCTATTGGTTCTCTTGTCGTCGCGGAGGCGATCGTCGCCGCCGATCTGGGTGCGGGTCTGCCCGACGGTGGCTGGCTCGCCGTCGATGAACTGGGCTTCGGCCGGACCGGGCACCGCCCGCCGCCCGCGCTGGCCCGCGAGGCCGCCCGGTTGGCGGATGCGCTGTACGCGCCGGTGCTGACGGTCTCCACGGTGACCGGGTCCGCGGCCCGGGCCGCGGAGCTGACCGGACGTCATCCGCGTGCGGGCGCCGAGGCGATGGAGGGCTTCGGGGTGGCGGAGGCCGCCGCTCTGCACGGGCTGCCGGTGCTGGAGATCCGCGCGATCTCCAATGTGGTGGGCCCGCGCGACCGGGACGCCTGGCGGATCAAGGACGCGCTGACAGCGCTGACGGAGGGCTTCCGCGGGCTGCGCCCCCTTTTCGAGGGCCCCGCGCCGGAACGATCCGCGCCGGAGCGGCCCGCGCCGCCGCGCCCCGCGCGCCCGTCGAAGGAGAGCTGAGATGGACATCGCGTACTCCCCCTGTCCGAACGACACCTTCGTCTTCGACGCCTGGGCGCACGGCCGGGTCCCGGGCGCCCCTCCGCTGGAGGTCGCCTTCGCGGACATCGACATCACCAACGGTATGGCCGAACGCGGCGAGGGCACGGTCCTGAAGGTGTCGTACGCGGTGCTGCCGTGGGTGCTGGACGAGTACGCGCTGCTGCCCTGCGGCGGGGCGCTGGGCCGGGGCTGCGGCCCCCTGGTGCTCACCCGGGATTCCGTCGGCGGTACGGGTACGGGCGCGGACCTCGCCGGGCGCAAGGTCGCGGTGCCGTCGGAGCGGTCGACGGCGTATCTGCTGTTCCGGCTCTGGGCGGCGGACCGGGTGCCGGGCGGGGTGGGCGAGGTCGTCGTGATGCCGTTCCACGAGATCATGCCCGCGGTCCGGGACGGGGTGGTGGACGCGGGCCTGGTGATCCACGAGGCGCGGTTCACCTACCAGGAGTACGGGCTGGTCAAGCTGGCCGATATGGGCGAGCACTGGGAGGAGACGACCGGGCTGCCGATCCCGCTGGGCGCGATCATCGCCAAGCGGTCGCTGGGCGCGGAGACGCTGCGGCTGCTCGCGGATTCGGCGCGGACGTCGGTACGGATGGCCTGGGACGATCCGGCGGCCTCGGGCCCGTACGTCCGGGAGCACGCCCAGGAGATGGATCCGTCGGTCGCGGACCGGCATATCGGGCTGTATGTGAACGAGTTCACGGCGGATCTGGGGCCGGACGGCTATGCGGCGGTACGCGGGCTGCTGACCCGCGCGGCGGCGGAGGGGCTCGTACCGCCGATCGCGCCGGGTGCGCTGGACTTTCCGTAATCCCGCCCGGACAGCGGGGGCGCGTACGGAGGTGTACGGGCGCGAAAAGGCCGAGAGGCTCTGTTACCGCCTCTCGGCCCCATGCGCCGGGCTCATCCGATCGGGCGAGCGCCGTGC is part of the Streptomyces qinzhouensis genome and harbors:
- a CDS encoding MFS transporter; the encoded protein is MAAASSSDDGSAARRALGALGRACRAVARALHLPFTGTARSIRRATHAHGAGESGLGRLIELHAVNGAGDVMITVALASTVFFSVPTDEARGRVTLYLAITLAPFALLAPVIGPLLDRIPHGRRAAMATAMLTRAVLAVSMSAAVVTGSLELYPAALGVLVASKAYGVVRSAVVPRLLPSGFSLVKANSRVTLAGLLATGIAAPIGAGLHRIGPAWTLYGACALFLLGTFWALRLPPKVDSAKGETSVRVLTHGGKRPSLRTVGPAVIHGLQANASLRCLSGFLIFFLAFLLREHPLAGQSAAVSLAIVGIAAGLGNAVGTALGAWLKARGPEVIIATVLSLVITAAVLAAVFFGAGMVAVLGATAGLCQALAKLSLDALIQRDVPEAVRTSAFARSETLLQMAWVVGGAIGIMLPLNGVLGMSVAAAIVTTGAAASVRGLLAASRRGPHPGSRPRVA
- a CDS encoding futalosine hydrolase, translating into MTAVAPEAEAVGAADSGAEVLVGGVGPAAVAARTATALAGADRGSPYDLVVSAGIGGGFAPYAPIGSLVVAEAIVAADLGAGLPDGGWLAVDELGFGRTGHRPPPALAREAARLADALYAPVLTVSTVTGSAARAAELTGRHPRAGAEAMEGFGVAEAAALHGLPVLEIRAISNVVGPRDRDAWRIKDALTALTEGFRGLRPLFEGPAPERSAPERPAPPRPARPSKES
- a CDS encoding 1,4-dihydroxy-6-naphthoate synthase — protein: MDIAYSPCPNDTFVFDAWAHGRVPGAPPLEVAFADIDITNGMAERGEGTVLKVSYAVLPWVLDEYALLPCGGALGRGCGPLVLTRDSVGGTGTGADLAGRKVAVPSERSTAYLLFRLWAADRVPGGVGEVVVMPFHEIMPAVRDGVVDAGLVIHEARFTYQEYGLVKLADMGEHWEETTGLPIPLGAIIAKRSLGAETLRLLADSARTSVRMAWDDPAASGPYVREHAQEMDPSVADRHIGLYVNEFTADLGPDGYAAVRGLLTRAAAEGLVPPIAPGALDFP
- a CDS encoding DUF2771 family protein yields the protein MTVAFLSGTRRRATAAVAVVGAGLLTLTACEKPTPVATLTIGTESVNTEAACYNDGKPLAKDVYDACMKETGKTLEVDPDLPLRIGVDPAIAENGWVLGVEGSLSNEAEESKKTYQSVNSRAFFPPGGQDKLRLQVVEVKNQQPVGVWQFQLKKKG